The segment TACAGGAAAAACTTGTGAATGATGTGTTGTATTCAGACCGGAACAGTGTTATGATTAAAAAAAGTAAGTTACTTAATTAAATGGAGGTAGTTATTTTATGTCTAAGACTTTTTTTGAAGCGGTAAAAGGCAGACGTTCCATATACGCCATCAGTAAAGAATCCCCAATCTCTGATGAACAAATTCAGAAGATTGTAGAAGAGGCTGTTCTACATAGCCCAACTTCCTTCAATTCGCAAAGCTCCAGAGCTGTAGTATTGCTGGGCGAACAACATGATAAGCTGTGGGATATTACTGCAGAAACCCTGCGTAAGATCGTTCCTACTGAACAATTCGAAGGCACGGCTCAGAAGCTGTCCTCCTTCAAGGCCGGTTACGGCACTGTGCTCTTCTACGAAGATCAGGCAGTAGTGAAGCACCTGCAGGAGAACTTTGCACTGTATGCTGAGAACTTCCCGATCTGGTCCAACCAATCCTCAGGGATTCTGCAATACGTAGTATGGACTGCCTTCGCCGAAGAAGGTCTGGGAGCATCCCTTCAGCACTATAACCCGCTGATCGATGATGAAGTGAAGGAGACCTTCGGTATTGCTGCGGACTGGAAGCTGATTGCCCAGATGCCATTCGGCAACATCTTAACCCCTCCAGGCGAGAAGGAATTCCAGCCGATTGAAGAACGTGTGAAGGTAATCAAGTAAGGAAACCCTGCGATAAGCAGTTTAGAACCTCCCTGATCCGGCTAATTATGAATATAGCCCGTTCAAGGAGGTTTTTATAATGCCATGGGATAAAGATAACTATCCGGATTCACTGAAGAACTTCATGGCCCCCGTTCGCAACAAAGCGGTGGAGATTGCCAACGCCCTGCTGGAAGAAGGCTACGAGGAGGGGCGGGCTATCGCCATTGCCACTGCACAAGCCAAGGAGTGGGGCGAGAATCACGATAAGCAGATCCGCAAAAAGGATCACTGACCGTTCAGCGTGGGCTCCGCTGGTAAGGCGTCCATCTGGACATAAGCAAAGAGGACAAGCGGTTATCCGCCTGTCCTCTTTGTATAACTAGCTTGTCCATCAACAGAGTTATTTCGTTGCAGGAGCTTCTGTTGCAGCAGCAGGTGCTTCACTGGCTGCCGGAGTAGCAGACGCATCCGGTTTATCGGTCAAAGTATTCGTGATCTTGGCATTTTTGTTCAGATCAGCGAGCCAGGTAGCGGACATTTCGGATACCTTTTGGGACATCAGTGTCTTCTTGATTTCGTCTTTCTTCTCGGCCAGTGTATATTCTTTGGCTTCCTTGCGGTCAGTCACCTTGATGATGTGGTAGCCGTAATCGGATTTCACAGCGCCGCTGGTTTCGCCAACCTTCAGCTTGAAGGCGGCATCGGAGAACTCAGCAACCATGTCGCCGCGTTTGAAGAAGTCCAGATCGCCGCCTTTGTCCTTGGAGCCGGTGTCAGCGGATTTTTCTTTAGCCAGTGCGGCGAAGTCCCCGCCGTCTTTGAGTTGCTTCAGAATGGCGTCAGCTTCTTCCTTGGTCTTCACCAGGATGTGGGAAGCACGAACCTCTTCCTCCTGATTGTATTTCGCTTTGTTTTCTTCGAAATATTTGGAGATTTCATCATCGGTAACCGTTACCTTTGGTTCTACCAGCTTGCGGATTTCAACCTGGAGCGGCATTTGCTTCTTCAGGTCTTCAATGGTCATCGAGCTCTGCTGCAGAGCGTTATTCAGAGCTTCCTCGCCGCCGAACTGGGTTTTGAGGTTCTCGATCTCTTCATTGATGTCTGCATCGGTAACCTTAATGTTGGCTTTCTTGGCTTCCTGGCCTACCAGTGTGGTGGTAATCAGGTTTTGCAGGGTGGATTCCCCGCCGGCTTCAACCAATTTATCATACAGCTGCGCTTTGGTGATGTCTGTTCCGTTCACGGAAGCAACGGCAACTTTGCTGTCATCTTTCTTGAAAGGCTGTACAATCAGCACTACGATTAGCGCCGCTGCCAGTACGAGCGATGCAATCATCCAGCCTTTGCCGCCGCCGGATGGAGCAGGTGAGGAAGGAGGAGTACCGCCGCCGCCGACTTTGTTCATCACGGGAACGCTTTCTTCAACTCTTGGAGCTGTTCGTACAGGTTCCTGCGGTACAGGGGCTGTTCCGGCAGGTTCAATAACTTCTTCCGGAGTACTCACAGAAGCGTCGTTCTCTTCCGGCGTAATGCCGTTTTCTAGCTTTTCATTTTCATTGAAATCTTTTTTGTCCATTATAATTAATGACTCCCTTCAATATAGGTGGTGCCTGTCTTTCTACAACTTTACCAGAAAACAGAATTCCAAACCTTAAGAAAGTATAAAAAAGCACAATTACTTTTTAAGATTCCATTAAGAAACAGGTAAAACACAGGAAAAACCGGAGCAGCACGGGTGTCCCCATATGCGCTCCGGCCTGATGAGAGAGACTGTAATGATTCGCATAGAATAGTACCAAGGTGCAAGCTGTGTGCGGATAACGCTCCGGCTTAAGAGCTCAGTCCCTTAAGCAAATGGCGGATGTTCTCCTGCTTGCGTCTTGGAACCCGTACAGACTTGGCATAGAGGCCCATTTCACCGAAGTAGATGCAGTCGTCCTCAATGGAACTGATCTTGTTCAGGTTCACGTAGCAGCCACCGTACACATGGTAATAGCTGTTGCTCGACAATAAGCGGTTCAGTTGCTCGGCAGTCATTCTCTTTTTAATATTGTAGTTTCTGCCGTGAAAAATGACCAGGTCATGGTCCCCGACCTTAAAGAACAGAATGTCTGTCTCCACCTCGAAGTCCTCGTATACATTTCTGGCTTCCAGCAGGCTGCTCATTCGTGTTCCCCCTTTATCTTGATTAATAACATTAATGTTAGCGCTTTCATTATATCATACTCTGAACGGCTTGAGAAGTCTTATTTTTGAAATGTTTTTTGTCATTTTTTCCGTTGCATTTGTCAACCCTCACGAAAAATTGTAAATTATATAGATGGCTGTTTAACTTGAGGAGGAATTCTAGATGAACGAGAAATCGAAGCTGCTGTTATTTACCGGTTCCTATGCCAACGCAGATGAGAGCGGAATCCAGGTGTTTGCCTTTGACGGTGAAG is part of the Paenibacillus sp. FSL M7-0420 genome and harbors:
- a CDS encoding nitroreductase family protein, producing MSKTFFEAVKGRRSIYAISKESPISDEQIQKIVEEAVLHSPTSFNSQSSRAVVLLGEQHDKLWDITAETLRKIVPTEQFEGTAQKLSSFKAGYGTVLFYEDQAVVKHLQENFALYAENFPIWSNQSSGILQYVVWTAFAEEGLGASLQHYNPLIDDEVKETFGIAADWKLIAQMPFGNILTPPGEKEFQPIEERVKVIK
- a CDS encoding DUF2188 domain-containing protein, which translates into the protein MPWDKDNYPDSLKNFMAPVRNKAVEIANALLEEGYEEGRAIAIATAQAKEWGENHDKQIRKKDH
- a CDS encoding peptidylprolyl isomerase; this encodes MDKKDFNENEKLENGITPEENDASVSTPEEVIEPAGTAPVPQEPVRTAPRVEESVPVMNKVGGGGTPPSSPAPSGGGKGWMIASLVLAAALIVVLIVQPFKKDDSKVAVASVNGTDITKAQLYDKLVEAGGESTLQNLITTTLVGQEAKKANIKVTDADINEEIENLKTQFGGEEALNNALQQSSMTIEDLKKQMPLQVEIRKLVEPKVTVTDDEISKYFEENKAKYNQEEEVRASHILVKTKEEADAILKQLKDGGDFAALAKEKSADTGSKDKGGDLDFFKRGDMVAEFSDAAFKLKVGETSGAVKSDYGYHIIKVTDRKEAKEYTLAEKKDEIKKTLMSQKVSEMSATWLADLNKNAKITNTLTDKPDASATPAASEAPAAATEAPATK
- a CDS encoding LytTR family transcriptional regulator DNA-binding domain-containing protein, producing MSSLLEARNVYEDFEVETDILFFKVGDHDLVIFHGRNYNIKKRMTAEQLNRLLSSNSYYHVYGGCYVNLNKISSIEDDCIYFGEMGLYAKSVRVPRRKQENIRHLLKGLSS